One part of the Chryseobacterium sp. 7 genome encodes these proteins:
- a CDS encoding right-handed parallel beta-helix repeat-containing protein, protein MKNIYFLLFLFNSIVVSSAVRYVNANSNSGSAPYTSWSTASNDLQAVINSSQIGDEIWVASGTYFPTRDPFGNTFPSDSRDKTFYLKDGISVYGGFSGTETSLTDRDTSSNITLLSGDLGVLGTVNDNCYHVVLFSGNSTSAIGVKLDGFSIANGFAMGTVNNNVNGNVASRLAGPAIYFINGNNIISNNKIYMNSGYSGGGIYTSTGNNIISDNEIYNNKAHYDGGGVSVFKGTNTITNNYIHDNIATGDGGGIYAVLGVDNIISKNIIDKNKGGISQIDTYYYGGGGIYTEKGSNIILNNVLYENTSNYMGGGIFLYYGQNKVINNTIYKNTGTRGGGFFTYLGNNFVKNNIFWGNINGTDSQPGADYKNHDDWPAENYFYNNIFQLPSGFYTSANQNSLYGYPNNIFQTNPGFKDAANVFGADGILRTSDDGLSLLPNSVAINYGQLTDAPTDDITGMTRLGNPDVGAYELMGNLGIKELKIDQFRIYPNPAKDVLNIQTNDKILKAEVFNISGQLIKSTKESKVEISVFLPGTYILNVVTENKIITEKFIKK, encoded by the coding sequence ATGAAAAATATATACTTTTTACTTTTTTTATTTAATTCTATAGTAGTTTCTTCAGCGGTAAGGTATGTAAATGCTAATTCTAACAGTGGTAGTGCACCTTATACTTCATGGTCTACTGCAAGTAATGATTTACAGGCAGTAATAAACAGCAGCCAGATTGGAGATGAAATTTGGGTAGCCAGTGGAACTTATTTTCCTACCAGAGATCCTTTTGGAAATACTTTTCCTTCAGATAGTCGGGATAAAACATTTTATCTGAAAGATGGTATTTCTGTATATGGTGGTTTCAGTGGAACAGAAACATCATTAACGGACCGAGACACAAGCAGTAATATAACGCTCCTGAGTGGTGATTTAGGTGTTTTAGGAACAGTCAATGATAATTGTTATCATGTTGTACTGTTTTCCGGAAACAGTACCAGTGCAATTGGTGTAAAATTAGATGGTTTTTCTATTGCCAATGGTTTTGCAATGGGTACTGTCAATAACAATGTAAACGGAAATGTTGCTTCAAGGCTGGCAGGCCCGGCAATTTATTTTATTAATGGGAACAATATTATTTCCAATAATAAGATTTATATGAACAGTGGCTATTCAGGCGGAGGGATCTATACTTCAACTGGCAATAATATTATTTCTGACAATGAAATCTATAATAATAAAGCGCATTATGATGGAGGAGGCGTGAGTGTCTTTAAGGGAACAAATACCATTACCAATAACTATATTCATGATAACATTGCTACTGGCGACGGGGGAGGTATATATGCCGTTTTGGGAGTAGACAATATTATCAGTAAAAATATTATCGATAAAAATAAAGGAGGAATTAGCCAGATTGATACTTATTATTACGGTGGTGGTGGAATTTATACGGAGAAAGGTTCAAATATCATTTTGAATAATGTGCTTTACGAAAATACTTCAAACTATATGGGAGGAGGGATTTTTCTTTATTATGGACAAAATAAAGTCATTAATAATACCATTTACAAAAACACAGGAACGAGAGGAGGTGGATTTTTTACTTATTTAGGAAACAATTTCGTGAAAAATAATATATTTTGGGGCAATATTAATGGCACAGATAGCCAGCCCGGAGCAGATTATAAAAATCATGATGACTGGCCGGCTGAGAATTATTTCTACAACAATATATTCCAATTACCCTCCGGTTTTTATACCTCAGCAAACCAAAATTCTTTGTATGGCTATCCAAATAATATATTCCAGACTAATCCGGGCTTTAAAGATGCAGCCAATGTTTTTGGGGCAGACGGTATTTTAAGAACTTCAGATGATGGATTGTCATTATTGCCCAATAGTGTCGCCATCAATTACGGACAATTGACGGATGCACCAACCGATGATATAACAGGAATGACTCGCTTGGGTAATCCTGACGTAGGAGCCTATGAATTGATGGGTAATCTGGGTATTAAAGAATTAAAAATTGACCAGTTTAGAATTTATCCTAATCCAGCTAAAGATGTTTTGAATATACAGACCAATGATAAAATTTTGAAGGCTGAAGTCTTTAATATATCCGGACAACTTATAAAAAGCACTAAAGAATCGAAGGTTGAGATTTCAGTATTCCTGCCAGGGACATATATTCTCAATGTAGTGACGGAAAATAAAATTATTACAGAAAAATTTATAAAGAAATAA
- a CDS encoding ExbD/TolR family protein, translated as MAEVQVQEKGGKGGKVRSKKQNTRVDMTPMVDLGFLLITFFMFTTTFSKPNVMDLGLPAKPKDETKKPPPTEIKLSNSISILLGKNNRVFWHQQDATSLNDQTLMETTLDREGIRKVIQQAKSRAADQSKFTVIIKPTDDAVYKNFVDILDEMAITKSEQYGVTDVKPWEKAVYEKKVGGAAAPAATK; from the coding sequence ATGGCAGAAGTACAAGTACAAGAAAAAGGCGGCAAGGGCGGCAAGGTCCGTTCCAAGAAGCAGAACACCAGAGTCGATATGACTCCGATGGTGGACTTGGGTTTTCTATTGATTACCTTCTTTATGTTCACAACTACATTTAGTAAACCGAATGTTATGGATTTGGGTCTTCCGGCTAAACCGAAAGATGAAACAAAAAAACCACCTCCAACAGAAATTAAACTTTCAAACTCAATTTCTATCTTATTAGGAAAAAACAATAGAGTTTTTTGGCACCAACAAGATGCTACATCATTGAATGACCAAACTCTTATGGAAACTACCCTTGATAGAGAAGGAATTAGAAAAGTAATTCAGCAGGCAAAATCTAGAGCTGCAGATCAAAGTAAATTTACTGTGATTATTAAGCCAACTGATGATGCTGTATATAAGAACTTTGTTGATATTCTTGATGAAATGGCAATTACCAAAAGTGAGCAGTACGGTGTTACTGACGTTAAGCCTTGGGAAAAAGCTGTTTATGAGAAAAAAGTAGGAGGTGCTGCTGCACCGGCTGCTACAAAGTAA
- a CDS encoding DUF1573 domain-containing protein — protein sequence MKKTLSIIALSIIGFGLVSCKKENKETQSTETATTDSTAVAAPVTTGSTAVPGTGETPAPVSNEPSTSVALSENSFDFGKIKKGDKVEHVYEITNTGKNPLIISEVKPGCGCTAPDFTKEPIMPGKKGKITLHFDSSSFDGNVQKYADVFANVEKAPIRLTFTANIQP from the coding sequence ATGAAAAAGACGTTATCAATTATCGCCTTGTCTATTATAGGCTTTGGGTTAGTTTCATGTAAAAAAGAAAACAAAGAAACTCAAAGTACTGAAACTGCAACTACTGATTCTACAGCTGTTGCGGCTCCGGTAACTACTGGTTCTACTGCAGTACCTGGAACTGGTGAAACACCTGCTCCGGTTTCTAACGAACCATCTACTTCTGTTGCTTTATCTGAAAACAGCTTCGATTTTGGAAAAATCAAAAAAGGAGATAAAGTAGAGCACGTATACGAAATTACCAATACCGGGAAAAATCCATTGATCATTTCTGAAGTGAAGCCTGGATGCGGATGTACTGCTCCTGACTTTACAAAAGAACCAATCATGCCTGGTAAAAAAGGAAAAATTACTTTGCATTTTGACTCTTCAAGCTTTGACGGAAACGTTCAGAAGTATGCAGATGTTTTTGCAAACGTAGAGAAAGCTCCAATCAGATTAACGTTCACTGCGAACATTCAACCATAA
- a CDS encoding energy transducer TonB, translating to MADENVYGQNLTLDEIVFENRNKEYGAYDLRHQYPRLLTKSFIIGTALFLLAALSPFIYLTIKNLTAPPKQEVKADLVDIIEEDPIIEQPKEEEPPPPPPPPKEEEKIEVIQNVVPEPVKAPKIETPPPPISKQLETTTGLQNQEGVKAPAYTPPPPPPSTGTKASTVEVKANNPNEIYKDVDQSAEYPGGMGALRKFLGDNFDTSLMEGGEGTLKAKLKFVVEKDGTVSAVTIEEKSPNGDFNNEAIRVVKKLKKWTPAKRNGESVRSYYSVPFTMNFE from the coding sequence ATGGCAGATGAAAATGTATACGGTCAGAATCTTACTTTAGATGAGATCGTATTTGAAAATAGAAACAAGGAATATGGTGCCTATGATCTTAGACATCAGTATCCGAGACTTTTAACAAAGTCTTTTATCATCGGAACAGCTTTATTCCTTTTGGCAGCTTTGTCTCCGTTCATCTATCTTACGATTAAAAATCTTACAGCTCCGCCTAAGCAAGAAGTAAAGGCTGATCTAGTAGATATTATCGAAGAAGATCCGATTATCGAGCAGCCTAAAGAAGAAGAACCACCGCCACCACCGCCACCACCAAAAGAGGAGGAAAAAATTGAGGTGATTCAGAACGTAGTTCCTGAGCCTGTAAAAGCTCCGAAAATTGAAACTCCACCACCACCAATTTCTAAGCAGTTGGAAACCACAACTGGTTTGCAGAATCAGGAGGGGGTAAAGGCTCCGGCTTATACGCCACCGCCACCACCACCATCTACAGGTACTAAAGCTAGTACTGTAGAAGTAAAAGCGAATAACCCGAACGAGATCTATAAAGATGTTGACCAGTCTGCAGAATATCCTGGAGGTATGGGGGCATTAAGAAAGTTCTTGGGAGATAACTTCGATACTTCTCTAATGGAAGGAGGTGAAGGTACACTTAAAGCTAAGCTTAAGTTCGTTGTAGAAAAAGACGGAACAGTTTCTGCAGTTACTATTGAGGAGAAATCTCCAAATGGCGACTTCAACAATGAAGCTATACGTGTAGTTAAGAAACTTAAAAAATGGACTCCTGCGAAAAGAAACGGGGAGAGCGTTAGATCTTACTATAGTGTTCCATTTACGATGAACTTTGAATAA
- a CDS encoding PstS family phosphate ABC transporter substrate-binding protein yields MKNSFKLAVIFVLSIMLAGCKKEKNAPSYHKGDLTIFTDESFQSVTEALADGYMINYPDTHIKVQTQKEDLGLLDLLKGSAKAVVMSRNLTPEEIKTYEERTDLKFLPSKFAADAVVFVVPKDSPKESISMEEINAGLMSDKKEFIFDGTNSSNLNFVAEKFKKQPKDLQFSIIPGNQKIIEELGKYPNKIGVVGLNTFSRPYDKTSEKLRDMVKVLPVVNKGKLYNPDFEGLRTMEYPFTRVLYFLINEGNFNIANGFIRFSCTHLGQKIVQKEGLQPYNIYKREVQMR; encoded by the coding sequence ATGAAGAATAGTTTTAAGCTTGCAGTAATTTTTGTTTTGAGTATAATGCTTGCAGGCTGCAAAAAGGAGAAAAACGCTCCTTCATATCACAAAGGTGATCTTACCATTTTTACTGACGAGTCCTTCCAAAGCGTTACAGAAGCATTAGCTGACGGCTATATGATCAATTACCCTGACACCCACATTAAAGTACAAACCCAAAAAGAAGACTTAGGACTTCTGGATCTTCTTAAAGGAAGCGCTAAAGCAGTGGTAATGTCCAGAAATCTTACTCCTGAAGAAATAAAAACATATGAGGAAAGAACAGATTTAAAGTTTCTTCCTTCTAAATTTGCTGCAGATGCAGTAGTTTTTGTAGTGCCTAAGGACTCTCCTAAAGAAAGCATTTCCATGGAAGAGATCAATGCTGGACTGATGTCTGATAAAAAAGAATTTATTTTTGACGGTACCAACTCTAGTAATCTGAATTTTGTTGCTGAAAAATTTAAAAAACAACCAAAAGACCTTCAGTTTTCCATTATTCCGGGAAATCAGAAGATCATAGAGGAATTAGGGAAATATCCCAATAAAATAGGGGTTGTAGGGCTCAATACTTTTAGCCGTCCTTATGATAAAACTTCAGAGAAATTAAGAGATATGGTTAAAGTTCTCCCTGTTGTAAATAAAGGGAAATTGTACAATCCGGATTTTGAGGGGCTTCGCACAATGGAATATCCATTTACAAGAGTACTTTATTTTCTTATTAACGAAGGTAATTTTAATATTGCCAATGGATTTATAAGATTTTCATGTACTCATTTGGGACAGAAAATTGTGCAGAAAGAGGGGCTGCAACCTTATAACATTTACAAGAGAGAGGTGCAGATGCGTTAA
- a CDS encoding FG-GAP repeat domain-containing protein, with protein MKKLFTILIAFLAIKSYSQSGSQSYYKRLFDTRGLDQWDGNSTSPDQLEFAWGVPAHMEALVLMYEKTLEKKYAETLIKCIGNTIDRRDDLRNPTLGYPIIYDYRHVSGAAWSTNHYNASTDTTGLPYSHLVHSANITYPMAKFAAIVKNNTAIQNLTYDSPTGRYAGQNYITIANDLIQKIKETLAYHADQWYTEPGSTTIGYYKERNDNNPPIAYPGEILPFNMQSSVGRVLVQMYRATSDNNYLTQLNKIANFIKSNTQLNSTLGSNVWTYWKHDDLREDISHADLTAAFPYECNKYGISINGSLIYTTTDINAYTKTLTKDIYISPLHIKNGVNYNGENWNIKYNVNTSDPTVTPRYGTYTAYLWLYLSQYDDKTLYQIVSDLQAAKNYYSNITVFDSSITWALLSNFENLVVPVNTDHEYGEDSDWRGIANGNFDGDSDEEFVVIRNFDGLMQILEPHDRGFQQVTTAKVYGGSNNWKGLAAGDFFGDSKSEIIALNDHADASENGIYVLKIENGNIVEHTRYTGWGAQSEWAGVVAGNFISGGKDDVITVRNFNKEARVSKFVGTDMQSVYLNTLNLPASSKIKAVASGDLDKDGKDELVLLVDADDNNAIYNGIHVYRVSDSGVLTKITEFTNWGSASDWKGLAVGDIDADGAAEIIAHRNFDGDYKLFKLNGNVLSGITAEKFPVLQTKNNVMCFGNFDASTKNEELATLRKDGGIVMFSAANVTNSVINLNNRTADPCRNELPEVLFSFLKSSSLNKEESKEIVSVK; from the coding sequence ATGAAAAAACTCTTTACCATTCTTATTGCCTTTTTGGCAATAAAATCCTATTCACAATCAGGTTCCCAATCTTATTATAAACGTCTTTTTGATACCAGAGGCCTTGACCAATGGGATGGTAATTCAACAAGCCCCGATCAGCTTGAGTTTGCCTGGGGTGTACCTGCTCATATGGAAGCATTGGTTTTAATGTATGAAAAAACACTTGAAAAGAAGTATGCAGAAACTTTAATTAAGTGCATCGGAAATACTATTGACAGAAGAGATGACCTGAGAAATCCGACGCTGGGATATCCGATAATTTATGATTACCGCCATGTTTCTGGGGCTGCCTGGTCTACTAATCATTACAATGCATCAACGGATACAACAGGTTTACCTTATTCTCATTTGGTGCATAGTGCTAATATTACCTATCCTATGGCTAAGTTTGCCGCAATAGTTAAAAATAATACTGCTATTCAAAATTTAACATATGATTCACCAACAGGTCGTTATGCAGGTCAAAACTATATTACAATTGCTAATGACCTTATCCAGAAAATAAAAGAAACACTTGCTTATCATGCAGACCAGTGGTATACAGAACCAGGATCTACTACTATAGGGTATTATAAAGAACGAAATGATAATAATCCGCCAATAGCTTATCCAGGAGAAATTTTGCCATTTAATATGCAAAGTTCAGTAGGAAGAGTGCTGGTACAGATGTATAGAGCAACGAGTGACAATAATTATCTTACCCAGCTCAATAAAATTGCTAATTTTATAAAATCAAATACTCAGCTTAATTCTACTTTGGGGTCAAATGTCTGGACCTATTGGAAACACGATGATTTACGTGAAGATATTTCCCATGCAGACTTGACAGCAGCTTTTCCTTATGAATGTAATAAGTATGGTATTTCAATCAATGGAAGCCTTATTTATACCACTACGGATATAAATGCATATACCAAAACGTTGACAAAAGATATTTATATCTCTCCTTTACATATAAAAAATGGGGTTAATTATAATGGTGAGAATTGGAATATCAAGTATAATGTTAATACTTCTGATCCTACTGTGACTCCAAGATACGGAACTTATACAGCTTATTTATGGCTGTATTTATCTCAATACGATGATAAAACATTATATCAGATCGTTTCTGATTTACAGGCTGCCAAAAATTATTATAGTAACATAACGGTATTTGATTCTTCTATCACATGGGCGCTTTTATCAAATTTTGAAAACTTAGTTGTACCTGTCAATACAGATCATGAGTATGGAGAAGATTCTGATTGGAGAGGTATTGCAAACGGTAATTTTGATGGAGATAGCGACGAAGAATTTGTGGTAATAAGAAATTTTGATGGGTTGATGCAGATTCTGGAACCGCATGACAGAGGTTTTCAACAAGTTACTACTGCCAAAGTATACGGGGGTTCAAACAACTGGAAAGGATTGGCCGCAGGTGATTTCTTTGGAGATAGTAAAAGTGAAATTATAGCTTTAAATGATCATGCAGATGCATCTGAAAATGGTATTTACGTTTTGAAAATTGAAAACGGAAACATTGTGGAGCATACCAGATATACAGGATGGGGAGCTCAGTCAGAGTGGGCAGGTGTTGTTGCTGGAAACTTTATCAGTGGCGGAAAAGATGATGTTATTACCGTAAGAAACTTTAATAAAGAGGCTAGAGTGAGCAAATTTGTTGGAACAGATATGCAGTCAGTGTATTTAAATACCCTTAATCTGCCTGCAAGTTCTAAAATCAAAGCAGTGGCATCGGGTGATCTTGATAAAGATGGTAAAGATGAATTAGTACTGCTTGTGGATGCTGATGATAATAACGCTATCTATAATGGTATCCATGTTTATCGTGTTAGTGATAGTGGTGTTCTTACAAAAATTACTGAATTTACAAACTGGGGTTCAGCTTCAGACTGGAAAGGGTTGGCTGTGGGAGATATTGATGCTGATGGTGCTGCTGAAATTATTGCTCACAGAAACTTTGACGGGGATTATAAGCTATTTAAATTAAACGGAAATGTCTTATCGGGTATTACTGCTGAAAAGTTCCCTGTTTTACAAACCAAAAATAATGTAATGTGTTTTGGAAATTTTGATGCAAGCACTAAAAATGAAGAATTAGCTACACTTAGAAAAGATGGAGGTATTGTAATGTTTTCTGCTGCAAATGTTACAAATAGTGTGATTAACTTGAATAACAGAACTGCAGATCCTTGTAGAAATGAGTTGCCGGAAGTCTTATTCAGTTTCCTGAAATCTTCATCATTAAATAAAGAGGAATCTAAAGAAATAGTATCTGTAAAATAA
- the bshB1 gene encoding bacillithiol biosynthesis deacetylase BshB1 codes for MKTDILAFGAHPDDVELGCGGTIAKMVSEGKKCVVVDLTRGELGTRGTDETRKAEAADAAKILGLSARENLGMKDGFLVNSEEYQLRIVKMIRKYRPEIVLANAIDDRHPDHAKGAKLVSDACFLSGLRKIETVLEGETQEVWRPKHVFHYIQWKDIKPEFVIDISEHLNTKLEACMAYKTQFYDPTSKEPETPITTKDFYESLTYRAQDLGRLSGVTYAEGFTSEKLISLKNFDGIVW; via the coding sequence ATGAAAACTGATATACTTGCTTTTGGAGCACACCCGGATGATGTAGAGCTGGGTTGTGGAGGAACTATTGCTAAAATGGTTTCAGAGGGTAAAAAATGTGTAGTGGTAGATCTTACAAGAGGAGAACTCGGAACAAGAGGTACAGATGAAACCAGAAAAGCTGAAGCTGCAGACGCAGCTAAAATTTTAGGACTCTCCGCAAGAGAAAACCTGGGAATGAAAGATGGCTTTCTTGTGAATTCCGAAGAATACCAATTGAGGATCGTAAAAATGATTCGCAAATACCGCCCGGAAATCGTCTTAGCCAATGCAATTGATGATAGACATCCGGATCATGCAAAAGGAGCGAAATTAGTGTCTGATGCATGCTTTTTGTCCGGGTTAAGAAAAATTGAGACCGTATTGGAAGGAGAGACCCAGGAAGTATGGAGACCGAAGCACGTTTTCCATTATATTCAATGGAAAGATATCAAACCGGAATTTGTAATTGATATCTCGGAGCATCTTAATACAAAACTTGAGGCTTGTATGGCTTATAAGACCCAGTTTTATGACCCTACTTCTAAGGAACCTGAAACTCCGATTACGACAAAAGACTTTTACGAGAGCTTAACGTACCGTGCTCAAGATTTAGGGAGATTATCGGGAGTTACTTACGCTGAGGGATTTACGTCTGAAAAGTTAATTTCTTTGAAAAATTTTGATGGAATTGTTTGGTAG
- a CDS encoding tetratricopeptide repeat protein, which produces MKDIMNMNVKKIAFGAAVVFFTGFASAQTLQDGINSIDSDKFAQAKTNFTAMIAKEPTADNYFYLGNTFLKQGEPDYAKATESFNKGLAADAKSYLNKIGLAAVKLGKGDKNAVAEIQKVVTDSKEKDAEVLFRAAEALTLFEKNSSPDLAIQFLTKAIEKAEKKGVPAHYYYTLGDAYRLKRMPGEAMSAYDKALPTAKNKASVYTRMATLWMAAQQWQQAKQNIDKAIGVDTTYAPAYKALAGYDIRYQQNAKATQDLINYTKYADEDPYTQLEIAKLYFTNEDYVNSKAVLDKIFDKIDDPIKFKLRAYNAYADKNYADAKQNMDTFVSQAEKTRVLPADQGLQGLIAAGLAKDEKDAAKKSALMAEAQQKVGIAKAAKDETMKWDLELANIAGGGGVSQSEVDKGPTNPTIEALKQKVAANSQDSDSLFKLATAYQDIKNWNGAILTWQKMSTLLPDWAPAYYSQGYSYQQAGNNDAAKIAYEKFISTVKPADQEANKQTLAYAYFAVAYMSKDSDAAKAKDYVAKSLQLDPTYQDAVKLNAEINK; this is translated from the coding sequence ATGAAAGATATAATGAATATGAATGTAAAGAAGATTGCTTTTGGAGCAGCCGTGGTATTTTTTACCGGTTTTGCCTCTGCACAAACACTGCAGGATGGTATTAACAGTATAGATAGTGATAAATTTGCTCAGGCAAAAACGAATTTCACTGCAATGATCGCTAAAGAGCCTACTGCTGACAACTACTTCTATTTAGGAAATACTTTCTTAAAACAAGGAGAACCAGATTATGCTAAGGCTACAGAAAGTTTCAACAAAGGATTAGCTGCTGATGCAAAAAGCTATCTTAACAAAATCGGTTTAGCTGCTGTTAAATTAGGTAAAGGTGATAAAAATGCTGTCGCTGAAATCCAGAAAGTAGTAACTGATTCCAAAGAAAAAGATGCTGAAGTTCTGTTCAGAGCTGCAGAAGCTTTAACTTTATTTGAAAAAAACAGTTCACCAGATCTTGCGATCCAGTTTTTGACTAAAGCTATTGAGAAAGCTGAGAAAAAAGGTGTTCCTGCACATTACTATTATACATTAGGAGATGCTTACAGATTAAAAAGAATGCCGGGAGAGGCTATGTCTGCTTATGATAAAGCATTACCTACTGCTAAAAATAAAGCTTCCGTTTACACAAGAATGGCAACTTTATGGATGGCAGCACAACAGTGGCAGCAAGCTAAGCAAAACATTGATAAAGCTATTGGTGTAGATACTACTTATGCCCCTGCATATAAAGCATTGGCTGGTTATGATATTAGATATCAGCAGAATGCAAAAGCAACTCAAGACCTTATCAACTATACAAAATATGCTGATGAGGATCCGTACACTCAGTTAGAAATTGCAAAATTATACTTCACTAACGAAGATTATGTAAACTCTAAAGCAGTATTAGATAAAATCTTTGATAAAATTGATGATCCTATTAAGTTCAAATTAAGAGCTTATAACGCATATGCAGATAAAAATTATGCTGATGCTAAGCAAAATATGGATACTTTCGTTTCTCAGGCTGAGAAAACAAGAGTATTACCTGCTGACCAAGGTTTACAGGGACTTATTGCTGCTGGTTTAGCTAAAGATGAAAAAGATGCTGCTAAAAAGTCTGCTTTAATGGCTGAAGCTCAGCAAAAAGTAGGTATTGCAAAAGCTGCTAAAGATGAGACTATGAAGTGGGATCTTGAATTAGCTAACATCGCTGGAGGTGGTGGAGTATCTCAGTCAGAAGTTGACAAAGGACCTACTAACCCTACCATTGAAGCATTAAAACAGAAAGTTGCGGCTAACAGCCAGGATTCTGATTCATTATTTAAATTAGCTACGGCTTACCAGGATATTAAAAACTGGAACGGAGCTATTCTTACATGGCAAAAAATGTCAACATTACTTCCTGATTGGGCTCCGGCGTATTACAGCCAGGGGTATTCTTACCAACAGGCAGGAAATAATGATGCAGCAAAAATTGCTTATGAGAAGTTCATCAGTACAGTAAAACCTGCTGATCAGGAAGCTAACAAACAGACTCTTGCCTATGCTTACTTTGCAGTTGCTTATATGAGCAAAGATTCTGATGCAGCTAAAGCAAAGGATTATGTAGCTAAATCTTTACAGTTGGATCCTACTTATCAGGACGCTGTAAAATTAAACGCAGAGATCAATAAATAA
- a CDS encoding transcription antitermination protein NusB produces the protein MLGRRQIREKVVQTVYSYYQNPVKFDVLEKNMFAGIEKIYYLYIYQLNFLVGLKDLAENQIEIGKNKYLKTDADINPNQKFINNQVLLKLEENPERLFFTGQHKQLKWDMHDDLLVKTFQRITAGKRYQDFMKEEGYSFEDDQKFIGKLFLRYIAENEDFHDYLGDKELSWYDDIHIANSMVQKTIGFLREDEESRTLIKMIKDEEDKTFAAKLLRDTLNNWENNEKKLEERLENWDLERVSLMDKVILSTAIAELDNFAFTPSRVIINEYIEIAKVFATDRSNIFINGILDKYCKDQNRI, from the coding sequence ATGTTAGGAAGACGACAAATCCGTGAAAAAGTAGTACAGACCGTGTATTCTTACTACCAAAATCCTGTAAAATTTGATGTTTTAGAGAAAAACATGTTTGCCGGGATAGAGAAAATCTATTATCTATACATCTATCAGCTCAACTTTTTGGTGGGTCTGAAAGATTTGGCAGAGAATCAGATCGAAATTGGTAAGAATAAATATCTTAAAACTGATGCTGATATTAATCCTAACCAAAAATTCATCAACAACCAGGTATTGCTTAAGCTGGAAGAAAATCCTGAAAGATTATTCTTTACAGGTCAGCACAAGCAATTGAAATGGGACATGCATGATGACTTATTGGTGAAGACTTTCCAGAGAATTACGGCTGGAAAACGTTATCAGGATTTCATGAAAGAAGAAGGATACTCTTTTGAAGATGATCAAAAATTTATCGGTAAATTATTCTTAAGATATATTGCTGAAAATGAAGATTTTCACGATTACTTAGGAGATAAGGAACTTTCATGGTATGATGATATCCATATTGCCAATTCAATGGTACAAAAAACAATCGGTTTCCTGAGAGAAGATGAAGAAAGCAGAACTTTGATCAAAATGATTAAAGATGAAGAAGATAAAACATTCGCTGCAAAATTGTTGAGAGATACCCTGAACAACTGGGAAAACAACGAAAAGAAACTTGAAGAAAGACTGGAAAACTGGGATCTGGAAAGAGTTTCTCTAATGGACAAAGTCATTTTGTCTACAGCAATTGCAGAGCTGGATAACTTTGCTTTCACGCCTTCAAGAGTGATTATTAACGAATATATTGAAATTGCAAAAGTATTTGCTACAGACCGTTCCAATATCTTCATCAATGGTATTTTAGATAAATATTGTAAAGATCAAAATAGAATATAA
- a CDS encoding DUF3276 family protein, whose translation MSEYKERHENEIFTKVLKAGRRTYFFDVRETKAGDYYLTITESKKNFGENGEATFEKHKIYLYKEDFKSFQEMFNESTDFIINEKGEDVISEKHDKDFKSRSFTIDSDDEV comes from the coding sequence ATGAGTGAATACAAGGAACGCCATGAAAATGAAATTTTCACTAAGGTGTTAAAAGCAGGGAGAAGAACTTATTTCTTTGATGTGCGCGAGACGAAAGCAGGAGATTATTATCTTACAATCACTGAGAGTAAGAAGAATTTCGGAGAGAATGGGGAAGCTACATTCGAGAAGCATAAAATTTACCTTTATAAGGAAGATTTTAAAAGTTTCCAGGAGATGTTTAATGAGTCCACAGATTTCATCATTAATGAAAAGGGTGAGGATGTAATTTCAGAAAAACATGACAAAGACTTTAAGAGCAGATCTTTCACTATTGATTCTGACGACGAAGTTTAA
- a CDS encoding DUF308 domain-containing protein codes for MMFNWLSLVTGLFYIVLGIVVIVYKFFFTILEPAIAYALGVVLIIYGIFRIYRAISRIKKSRNEE; via the coding sequence ATGATGTTCAATTGGTTATCCCTGGTTACGGGATTGTTTTATATCGTTTTAGGAATTGTAGTGATTGTCTACAAATTCTTCTTTACTATTTTAGAACCTGCTATTGCCTATGCACTGGGTGTGGTATTGATTATTTATGGTATTTTCAGAATTTACAGGGCAATCTCCAGAATCAAAAAATCGAGAAATGAAGAATAG